In the Sphingobacterium sp. PCS056 genome, CTTTGCTGCCTGAATTTCTGGATAGTAATCAAGTAAGTGTCAATAATCAGGCTATGGCGGGGCGGAGTACACGTACTTTTGTTAAAGAGGGCCGGTGGGCTAAAGTTGATTCGATGTTGCGACCTGGGGACTACCTGTTAATCCAGTTTGGACATAATGAAGGGAGCAAGCCTGACACGAGTAAACAAGGATACCGTGGTGTATTGCCTGGGATAGGAACAGATTCAGTGGTTTTGGATTGGGGAAGTAAGGGCAAAGAAGTAGTATACTCTTATGGTCAAAATTTACGTCGTTTTGTTATTGCGGCAAAGAATAAGGGCGTGACCCCAATATTGATATCTATGATCCCACGCAATCAATGGGATGGTACAGGTAAAGTAAAACGTGCTGATCGGGATTATGGTCTATGGGCGAGGCAAATTGCAGAAGAACAAGAAATCGCATTTCTGGATCTGAATCGTATTACTGCTGATAAATATGATCAACTTGGAGCTGAGTTGGTGAAGAAAAGATTTTTCCCTGGCGATCATA is a window encoding:
- a CDS encoding rhamnogalacturonan acetylesterase; this encodes MLNARWIILVLLAFVFISFVADQYRPTVYLIGDSTVRNSNQEYWGWGTLLPEFLDSNQVSVNNQAMAGRSTRTFVKEGRWAKVDSMLRPGDYLLIQFGHNEGSKPDTSKQGYRGVLPGIGTDSVVLDWGSKGKEVVYSYGQNLRRFVIAAKNKGVTPILISMIPRNQWDGTGKVKRADRDYGLWARQIAEEQEIAFLDLNRITADKYDQLGAELVKKRFFPGDHTHTNREGAMENAASVVQGLKEIQSSLINYLK